The following coding sequences are from one Sphingobium sp. Cam5-1 window:
- the rpoC gene encoding DNA-directed RNA polymerase subunit beta' — protein sequence MNELTNFANPVQKAETFDQIQIGLASPERIRSWSFGEIKKPETINYRTFKPERDGLFCARIFGPIKDYECLCGKYKRMKYKGIVCEKCGVEVTVSKVRRERMGHIELAAPVAHIWFLKSLPSRIGLLLDMQLKQLERVLYFESYIVTEPGLTPLEKFQLLNEDELLDAQDEYGEDAFSAGIGAEAVKQMLMDLDLEGEKQALLDELAVTKSELKPKKIIKRLKVVESFLESGNRPEWMILDVVPVIPPELRPLVPLDGGRFATSDLNDLYRRVINRNNRLKRLMELRAPDIIVRNEKRMLQEAVDALFDNGRRGRVITGANKRPLKSLSDMLKGKQGRFRQNLLGKRVDYSGRSVIVTGPELKLHQCGLPKKMALELFKPFIYARLDAKGLSMTLKQAKKWVEKERKEVWDILDEVIREHPVMLNRAPTLHRLGIQAFEPVLIEGKAIQLHPLVCSAFNADFDGDQMAVHVPLSLEAQLEARVLMMSTNNILSPANGKPIIVPSQDMVLGIYYLSMEREGEPGEGMLLADMQEVHQALYAKAVTLHSKIVSRVPQTDENGQQYMKRFETTPGRMLLGECLPQSHKVPFDVVNRLLTKKEIGDVIDQVYRHTGQKDTVLFADAIMALGFRHAFQAGISFGKDDMVIPDSKEGTVAETKALVADYEQQYQDGLITQQEKYNKVIDAWSRCGDVVANAMMDEIKAQPKDPQTGRMAQINSIYMMAHSGARGSQAQMKQLAGMRGLMAKPSGEIIETPIISNFKEGLTVLEYFNSTHGARKGLADTALKTANSGYLTRRLVDVSQDCTIVEEDCGTEKALEMKAIVQGGSVIASLGERILGRTTAQDIVDSKDGSIVIPIGTLLDEAMIAQIEAIGTQAVKIRSPLICESRMGVCGKCYGRDLARGTPVNIGEAVGVIAAQSIGEPGTQLTMRTFHIGGAANFNETSNLEALSDGTIELRDMPTITDKNGRRLSLARNGEIAIIDSEGRERETHRLPYGATILFADGDTVKKGERFAEWDPFTMPVITEKPGIVKYVDLIDNKTLTEQTDEATGIAQRVVIEHRGSARTKEDLRPRLTLLDDQSGEAARYMLAVGATLSVDDGAQVQAGDVLARVSREAAKTRDITGGLPRVAELFEARKPKDNAIIAKVSGRVQFLKDYKAKRKIAINPEDGGEPVEYLIPKSKVIDVQEGDFVKRGDNLIGGSPDPHDILEVLGIEPLAEYLVAEIQEVYRLQGVKINDKHIETIVRQMLQKVEIIESGDTTLLVGEQIDREEMDEINAKLQPGFAPAAGKPVLLGITKASLQTRSFISAASFQETTRVLTEAAVQGKKDTLVGLKENVIVGRLIPAGTGAGMNRMRVAASSRDAAMRAALRASSQVDLIAPKTAAEEHAAELAQGPEAAIGDDPLGAVQGEDFTTQDLD from the coding sequence ATGAACGAACTGACGAACTTCGCGAACCCGGTCCAGAAGGCCGAAACCTTCGACCAGATCCAGATCGGCCTTGCCTCGCCCGAGCGCATCCGGTCCTGGTCCTTCGGCGAGATCAAGAAGCCGGAAACCATCAACTATCGCACGTTCAAGCCCGAGCGTGACGGCCTGTTCTGCGCCCGCATCTTCGGTCCGATCAAGGACTATGAATGCTTGTGCGGCAAGTATAAGCGCATGAAATATAAGGGCATCGTCTGCGAAAAGTGCGGTGTCGAAGTCACGGTGTCGAAGGTCCGCCGCGAGCGCATGGGCCATATCGAACTGGCCGCCCCGGTCGCGCACATCTGGTTCTTGAAGTCGTTGCCGTCGCGCATCGGCCTGCTGCTCGATATGCAGCTCAAGCAGCTTGAGCGCGTACTGTACTTCGAAAGTTACATCGTCACCGAGCCTGGCCTGACCCCGCTCGAAAAGTTCCAGCTTCTGAACGAAGACGAACTGCTCGACGCGCAGGACGAATATGGCGAGGACGCCTTCTCCGCCGGCATCGGCGCGGAAGCGGTCAAGCAGATGCTGATGGACCTCGACCTTGAGGGCGAGAAGCAGGCGCTGCTCGATGAGCTGGCCGTCACCAAATCGGAACTGAAGCCCAAGAAGATCATCAAGCGCCTGAAGGTGGTTGAGAGCTTCCTGGAATCGGGCAACCGCCCCGAATGGATGATCCTGGACGTCGTGCCGGTCATTCCGCCCGAACTGCGCCCGCTGGTGCCGCTGGACGGCGGTCGTTTCGCGACCTCGGACCTGAACGACCTCTATCGTCGCGTCATCAACCGTAACAACCGCCTCAAGCGCCTCATGGAACTGCGCGCGCCGGACATCATCGTCCGCAACGAAAAGCGCATGCTGCAGGAAGCCGTTGACGCCTTGTTCGACAATGGCCGCCGTGGCCGCGTCATCACCGGCGCGAACAAGCGTCCGCTCAAGTCGCTGTCCGACATGCTCAAGGGCAAGCAGGGCCGCTTCCGTCAGAACCTGCTCGGCAAGCGCGTCGACTATTCGGGCCGTTCGGTCATCGTGACCGGCCCGGAACTCAAGCTGCACCAGTGCGGCCTGCCCAAGAAGATGGCGCTCGAACTGTTCAAGCCCTTCATCTACGCCCGCCTCGACGCCAAGGGTCTGTCCATGACCCTGAAGCAGGCCAAGAAGTGGGTCGAGAAGGAGCGCAAGGAAGTCTGGGACATCCTGGACGAGGTGATCCGCGAGCACCCGGTCATGTTGAATCGTGCACCGACACTTCATCGTCTGGGGATCCAGGCGTTCGAACCCGTGCTGATCGAAGGCAAGGCGATCCAGCTGCACCCGCTCGTCTGCTCGGCTTTCAACGCCGACTTCGACGGTGACCAGATGGCCGTCCACGTGCCGCTTTCGCTGGAAGCCCAGCTGGAAGCCCGCGTGCTGATGATGTCGACCAACAACATCCTCTCGCCCGCGAACGGCAAGCCGATCATCGTTCCGTCGCAGGACATGGTGCTGGGTATCTATTACCTGTCCATGGAGCGCGAAGGTGAGCCGGGCGAAGGTATGCTGCTGGCCGACATGCAGGAGGTCCATCAGGCCCTCTATGCCAAGGCGGTGACGCTGCATTCGAAGATCGTCAGCCGCGTGCCGCAGACCGACGAAAACGGTCAGCAGTATATGAAGCGCTTCGAGACCACGCCAGGCCGCATGCTGCTGGGCGAATGCCTGCCGCAGAGCCACAAGGTGCCCTTCGACGTCGTCAACCGCCTGCTGACCAAGAAGGAAATCGGCGACGTCATCGACCAAGTCTATCGCCACACCGGCCAGAAGGACACGGTGCTGTTCGCCGACGCCATTATGGCGCTGGGCTTCCGCCACGCGTTCCAGGCGGGCATCTCGTTCGGCAAGGACGACATGGTGATCCCGGATTCGAAGGAAGGCACCGTCGCCGAAACCAAGGCGCTGGTGGCTGACTATGAGCAGCAGTATCAGGACGGCCTGATCACGCAGCAGGAAAAGTACAACAAGGTCATCGACGCCTGGAGCCGTTGCGGCGACGTGGTGGCGAACGCCATGATGGACGAGATCAAGGCCCAGCCCAAGGACCCGCAGACCGGCCGCATGGCCCAGATCAACTCGATCTACATGATGGCGCACTCCGGTGCCCGTGGTTCGCAGGCCCAGATGAAGCAGCTTGCCGGTATGCGCGGCCTGATGGCCAAGCCTTCGGGCGAGATCATCGAAACGCCGATCATCTCGAACTTCAAGGAAGGCCTGACAGTCCTTGAATACTTCAACTCCACCCACGGCGCTCGTAAGGGTCTGGCCGACACCGCGCTCAAGACGGCGAACTCGGGTTACCTGACCCGCCGCCTGGTTGACGTCAGCCAAGACTGCACCATCGTCGAGGAAGATTGCGGCACCGAAAAGGCGCTGGAGATGAAGGCCATCGTTCAGGGCGGTTCCGTCATCGCCTCGCTGGGCGAGCGTATCCTGGGCCGCACCACGGCGCAGGACATCGTCGACAGCAAAGATGGCAGCATCGTCATCCCGATCGGCACCCTGCTCGACGAAGCTATGATCGCGCAGATCGAGGCTATCGGCACCCAGGCGGTGAAGATCCGCAGCCCGCTGATCTGCGAAAGCCGGATGGGCGTGTGCGGCAAGTGCTACGGCCGTGACCTCGCCCGTGGCACGCCGGTCAATATCGGCGAAGCGGTCGGCGTCATCGCGGCGCAGTCCATCGGTGAACCGGGCACGCAGCTCACCATGCGTACTTTCCACATCGGCGGCGCGGCGAACTTCAACGAAACGTCGAACCTGGAAGCCCTGTCGGACGGCACGATCGAGCTGCGCGACATGCCGACCATCACCGACAAGAATGGCCGTCGCCTGTCGCTCGCCCGCAATGGCGAGATCGCGATCATCGACTCCGAAGGCCGCGAACGCGAAACGCACCGCCTGCCTTACGGCGCCACCATCCTGTTTGCGGATGGCGACACCGTGAAGAAGGGTGAGCGCTTCGCCGAGTGGGATCCGTTCACCATGCCGGTGATCACGGAAAAGCCGGGCATCGTGAAATATGTCGACCTGATCGACAACAAGACGCTGACCGAGCAGACCGACGAAGCGACCGGCATCGCCCAGCGCGTGGTCATCGAACATCGCGGTTCCGCCCGTACCAAGGAAGATCTGCGCCCGCGCCTCACCCTGCTCGACGATCAGTCGGGCGAAGCTGCTCGCTACATGCTGGCGGTGGGTGCGACCCTCTCGGTCGATGATGGTGCACAGGTGCAGGCCGGTGACGTGCTGGCGCGTGTCTCTCGCGAAGCCGCGAAGACCCGCGACATCACCGGCGGTCTGCCGCGCGTCGCCGAACTGTTCGAAGCCCGCAAGCCAAAGGACAATGCGATCATTGCCAAGGTGTCGGGCCGCGTGCAGTTCCTCAAGGATTACAAGGCGAAGCGCAAGATCGCCATCAATCCCGAGGACGGCGGCGAGCCGGTCGAATATCTGATCCCCAAGAGCAAGGTGATCGACGTTCAGGAAGGCGACTTCGTGAAGCGCGGCGATAACCTGATCGGCGGTTCGCCCGATCCGCATGACATTCTGGAAGTTCTCGGCATCGAGCCGCTGGCCGAATATCTGGTCGCGGAAATCCAGGAAGTCTATCGCTTGCAGGGCGTGAAGATCAACGACAAGCACATCGAAACGATCGTTCGTCAGATGCTGCAAAAGGTCGAGATCATCGAGTCCGGCGACACCACTCTGCTGGTTGGCGAGCAGATCGACCGCGAGGAAATGGACGAGATCAACGCCAAGCTCCAGCCGGGCTTCGCGCCCGCCGCTGGCAAGCCGGTGCTGCTCGGCATCACCAAGGCCTCGCTCCAGACGCGTTCGTTCATCTCGGCGGCCTCCTTCCAGGAAACCACCCGCGTCCTCACGGAAGCGGCGGTTCAGGGCAAGAAGGACACGTTGGTTGGTCTGAAGGAAAACGTCATCGTCGGCCGCCTCATCCCGGCGGGTACTGGCGCGGGCATGAACCGCATGCGCGTTGCCGCCTCGTCGCGTGACGCAGCGATGCGGGCCGCTCTGCGCGCTTCCAGCCAGGTCGATCTGATCGCGCCCAAGACGGCTGCTGAAGAGCATGCCGCAGAACTGGCGCAGGGTCCGGAAGCCGCCATTGGCGACGATCCGCTCGGCGCGGTCCAGGGTGAGGATTTTACCACCCAGGATCTCGACTGA
- a CDS encoding TetR/AcrR family transcriptional regulator, whose product MTDLKVKKAKLVAPPRPGVYSRGSDTVDAILKAALHVLVDEGASAFTLRRIAAECGMKVGNVSRHFPRKEMLVQVLLDELLSPTVGEARVSLTNQGLPAEEALALVIGGTLDETKTKKMTHLFTELWAMANHNQFVAERVEMVNQYMHNLMASYVAELNPALSPEEVDIVTLFINTSIEGSTILAGYGKPWEAKMPQLKAFAVKSLVNLAKTITPEEVRGLRPAA is encoded by the coding sequence ATGACTGATCTTAAGGTGAAAAAGGCCAAGCTTGTCGCTCCTCCTCGCCCGGGAGTATACTCCCGGGGTTCCGACACGGTCGATGCAATCCTGAAGGCCGCGTTGCACGTTCTCGTCGATGAGGGCGCATCGGCGTTCACCCTTCGCCGGATTGCTGCCGAATGTGGGATGAAGGTCGGAAATGTGAGCCGTCATTTCCCGCGTAAGGAAATGCTGGTTCAGGTGCTGCTGGACGAACTGCTGAGCCCGACCGTGGGGGAGGCGAGGGTCAGCCTCACCAATCAGGGATTACCCGCCGAAGAAGCGCTCGCGCTGGTCATCGGGGGCACCTTGGACGAAACGAAGACGAAGAAGATGACCCACCTGTTTACAGAATTGTGGGCGATGGCGAACCACAATCAGTTCGTCGCGGAACGGGTCGAGATGGTCAACCAGTATATGCACAATCTGATGGCTTCCTATGTCGCCGAACTCAACCCGGCGCTTTCCCCCGAGGAAGTCGACATCGTGACCCTGTTCATCAACACGTCGATCGAAGGGTCAACGATATTGGCGGGATATGGCAAGCCGTGGGAGGCCAAGATGCCGCAACTGAAGGCCTTTGCCGTGAAATCTCTGGTCAATCTTGCCAAGACCATCACTCCCGAGGAAGTGAGAGGGCTTCGCCCGGCTGCGTGA
- a CDS encoding phytanoyl-CoA dioxygenase family protein: MGLQTFSPDCSVEDLVAAMNRDGACIIRDMLSPEILKALQEDVAPWIEQTANGRDEWAGRKTKRTGGLIARCPTVREIAVDPLILGAANATLRPYCSKIQLNITQLITIMPGQGAQPLHRDRFVWGGDDSGGVIPEAIEPQCNGIWAVEDFTEENGATHVVPGSHKWPFTRQARRDESVQAVMKAGSVLLYNGTVIHSGGENCSTVARKALNVTYTLGWLRQEKINISPARPKSLAISTSNSPTSSVTASATIHWAFTLIRSRRGSIATSCPRKPHSVDSPSKSPEWYKRTPSRSQADRFAPGERPALPAPRPRRSRAQRIAHRDA; this comes from the coding sequence ATGGGCCTTCAAACTTTCAGCCCCGATTGCAGCGTTGAAGACCTAGTCGCCGCAATGAACCGTGACGGTGCGTGCATCATAAGGGACATGCTCTCACCCGAAATATTGAAGGCGCTTCAGGAGGATGTCGCGCCCTGGATCGAACAGACCGCGAATGGGCGGGACGAATGGGCGGGGCGCAAGACGAAGCGCACAGGCGGGTTGATCGCGCGTTGCCCAACGGTGCGTGAAATCGCGGTTGACCCCCTCATTCTGGGCGCTGCCAACGCCACACTGCGCCCCTATTGCTCGAAGATCCAGCTCAACATCACCCAACTCATCACGATCATGCCCGGTCAGGGCGCGCAGCCCCTCCACCGCGATCGCTTCGTATGGGGCGGCGATGACAGCGGCGGCGTCATTCCTGAAGCCATCGAACCGCAATGCAATGGCATTTGGGCCGTCGAGGACTTCACCGAGGAAAATGGCGCCACGCACGTCGTGCCGGGCAGTCATAAATGGCCGTTCACCCGTCAGGCGCGCCGCGACGAAAGCGTACAGGCGGTGATGAAGGCGGGCTCCGTGCTACTCTATAACGGCACCGTCATTCACAGCGGCGGCGAAAACTGCAGCACCGTCGCGCGCAAGGCCCTGAACGTCACTTATACGCTCGGCTGGCTGCGACAGGAGAAAATCAATATCTCTCCTGCCCGCCCGAAATCGCTCGCCATTTCGACCAGCAACTCACCGACCTCATCGGTTACAGCTTCGGCAACTATTCACTGGGCTTTTACACTGATCCGCTCAAGACGGGGCAGCATAGCGACATCATGCCCCCGGAAGCCGCACTCGGTCGATTCCCCGTCGAAATCCCCAGAATGGTACAAACGGACGCCGTCGCGGAGCCAGGCTGACCGATTTGCACCCGGGGAACGCCCTGCCCTACCGGCCCCTCGGCCCCGCCGATCGCGGGCTCAGCGCATCGCGCATCGCGACGCTTGA
- a CDS encoding nitroreductase family protein, whose amino-acid sequence MTLNRETDTALDPLFLNRWSPRAFDGSVMAADDLRTILDAGRWAPSSFNYQPWRFLYATRDDAANWARFLDLLIPFNAIWAKEASVLLFILSETTMGSPDKPSHSHSFDAGAAWSAIALQSTLMGYHAHGMVGIDMDKTRAELGVPDGFRIEAAVAIGRMGDPASLPEKLQAREEPSNRKPLEEIAYSGNFRG is encoded by the coding sequence ATGACGCTCAACCGGGAAACCGATACGGCCCTCGACCCTTTGTTTCTAAATCGCTGGTCGCCGCGCGCCTTTGATGGCTCCGTCATGGCCGCTGACGATCTGCGCACCATATTGGATGCCGGACGCTGGGCGCCCTCTTCCTTCAATTATCAGCCCTGGCGCTTTCTCTATGCGACGCGTGACGATGCCGCCAATTGGGCGCGCTTCCTCGATTTGCTGATCCCCTTCAACGCGATCTGGGCCAAGGAAGCCTCGGTCCTTTTGTTCATCCTGAGCGAAACGACGATGGGGTCGCCGGACAAGCCCAGCCATTCGCACAGTTTTGACGCTGGCGCCGCCTGGTCGGCCATCGCGCTGCAATCGACCCTGATGGGCTATCACGCCCATGGCATGGTCGGGATCGATATGGACAAAACCAGGGCGGAGCTGGGCGTTCCGGACGGGTTCCGGATAGAGGCCGCCGTAGCGATTGGCCGCATGGGCGACCCCGCGTCTCTTCCGGAAAAGTTGCAGGCGCGCGAAGAACCCAGCAACCGCAAGCCTCTCGAAGAGATTGCCTATTCCGGCAACTTCCGCGGCTGA
- a CDS encoding VOC family protein, protein MKSDDMSDVNKVVPLGFTKLIVQDLDKVAAFYGAVCGLVEEAQADAEIAGRPIRELYFKSNPPGTGNFTLTKFLDVEKSTTESVILGFIADDIHRFVESAAAAGGVVVVAAYPQPEHGVHVAFVKDVEGNLIEVVQLM, encoded by the coding sequence ATGAAGAGCGATGATATGTCAGATGTGAATAAAGTAGTTCCTTTAGGCTTCACCAAGCTGATCGTGCAGGACCTTGACAAGGTTGCGGCTTTCTATGGCGCCGTATGCGGCCTGGTCGAGGAAGCGCAGGCCGATGCGGAGATCGCAGGGCGTCCCATTCGGGAACTGTACTTCAAGTCAAATCCGCCGGGCACGGGGAACTTCACGCTGACGAAATTTCTCGACGTAGAAAAATCGACCACAGAGTCGGTTATCCTGGGGTTCATCGCCGATGATATCCACCGGTTCGTGGAAAGTGCCGCCGCCGCAGGAGGTGTTGTGGTCGTGGCTGCTTATCCCCAGCCCGAACATGGCGTACATGTGGCCTTCGTCAAAGACGTCGAAGGCAATTTGATCGAGGTGGTCCAGCTCATGTGA
- a CDS encoding Lrp/AsnC family transcriptional regulator has product MAVGLDQTDRAILRLLRLNARRPNSEIAEEVGLSPSSCHRRIKLLEDAGVIRGYTVLTSPLRVGENSVNILVQVTLDRQTEDYLARFEHAVRQCPEIRECFLMTGGTDYWLRVETESVAAYEIIHSEILSRMPGVARINSSVAMRDALSPRSAGPRGR; this is encoded by the coding sequence ATGGCCGTAGGACTGGATCAGACCGACCGTGCGATCCTGCGCTTGCTAAGGCTGAATGCGAGACGTCCCAACTCCGAGATAGCCGAGGAAGTCGGGCTGTCGCCGTCAAGCTGTCACCGGCGGATCAAGCTGCTGGAAGATGCGGGGGTCATTCGCGGCTATACGGTGCTGACCAGCCCCTTGCGGGTCGGCGAGAATAGCGTGAACATATTGGTGCAGGTGACGCTCGACAGGCAGACCGAAGATTATTTGGCACGTTTTGAACATGCCGTCAGACAATGTCCGGAAATTCGCGAATGCTTCCTGATGACGGGCGGGACGGATTATTGGCTGCGCGTTGAAACGGAAAGCGTTGCCGCCTATGAAATCATCCATAGCGAAATCCTGTCCCGGATGCCGGGCGTAGCGCGCATCAATTCAAGCGTCGCGATGCGCGATGCGCTGAGCCCGCGATCGGCGGGGCCGAGGGGCCGGTAG
- a CDS encoding TonB-dependent receptor, producing MKILYASGMTALCIAGAAQAQAQSAASSSVNTAPDEIVVTAQRRDERAQDVPIAITAFSPERLQQQGITQPQNLQATVPSLVVGNNGNPSREAQSFTIRGQGATFQASPGVVVYLNEVPLPAPISIPQQGGAGNFVDLENVQVLNGPQGTLFGRNTTGGAVLLVPKKPTNDFEGYVQGKFGNYDNKELEGAINVPIVDDKVLLRVAGAYQDRDGYTRDVVWNTDRDNLHWYSGRVGLTLRPTETFENYTMAYGANSRTHGTGTVNTHLNVAGLAATSFVGLPFCVEGPTIPGFSASCDVYRAASAEADARGPRQTAHGTNSFQRTKTWGVTNTSTLNLNEELTLRNIISYQRFKTTYSVDSDGTIFQFDDGDPRSYPAPGVVTLPGDGTPVVYDNASPTRLPRDDIKVFTEELQLQGDLFDKLLTFTAGAFYYDQRPAGTQGAGATGFCPALFTGNPLVCGVYDIRYAITNTSKALYAQSTLDLGLVSPALQNLKVTGGIRYTWDRVSGSAGLYQVIAPGAFFCFADNTIAPDAAGCSFEANLKTNEPTWNIGVDYRFSPELLVYGKISRGYKAGGINANAVFTTTRTFPPEFVTSYEAGFKSDVRLAGMPLRLNATYYYLTYKGIQRATGDFNPDTGAAGARVLSADARIQGIEAEASLRPIAGVEIGGTFSYTDAKYKKYEFAPSSPTQDCTGNVISAPATVDLTCIPFQYVSPYIYSFHVSAEQPLGSDLGTLAMFVNYSHTSAQHTAGTSLPGDQPGERLEPFGTLNLSLDWRNVAGSRVDVGFYATNLTNKLYRVSNSNTYNSQFFTATLYGEPRMYGVRLRYSFGK from the coding sequence ATGAAGATTCTTTACGCGTCCGGCATGACGGCGTTGTGCATTGCGGGAGCCGCGCAGGCACAGGCCCAATCGGCCGCTAGTTCAAGCGTGAACACGGCCCCGGATGAAATCGTCGTTACCGCGCAGCGCCGTGACGAGCGCGCGCAGGACGTTCCCATCGCGATTACGGCATTTTCGCCAGAGCGTCTTCAGCAGCAAGGCATAACGCAGCCGCAAAATTTGCAGGCGACGGTTCCCTCTCTGGTGGTTGGCAACAACGGCAATCCCTCACGTGAAGCGCAAAGCTTTACGATCCGAGGGCAGGGTGCGACCTTCCAGGCGTCGCCTGGCGTGGTTGTCTATCTGAACGAAGTGCCGCTGCCTGCGCCGATCTCAATTCCTCAACAAGGCGGTGCCGGTAATTTCGTAGATCTGGAGAATGTCCAGGTCCTGAACGGCCCGCAAGGAACCTTGTTCGGACGTAACACGACTGGCGGCGCAGTGCTGCTCGTTCCAAAAAAGCCGACGAACGACTTTGAAGGTTATGTTCAAGGCAAGTTCGGCAATTACGACAACAAGGAGCTTGAGGGCGCGATCAACGTTCCGATCGTGGACGACAAGGTCCTGCTGCGGGTTGCCGGAGCCTATCAGGATCGTGATGGCTACACGCGGGACGTGGTCTGGAACACCGATCGCGATAATTTGCACTGGTATTCGGGGCGCGTTGGGCTGACGCTGCGGCCGACCGAGACTTTTGAAAATTATACCATGGCCTATGGGGCGAATTCCCGGACCCATGGGACCGGTACGGTCAACACGCATCTCAACGTTGCGGGACTGGCGGCCACGAGTTTTGTCGGCCTTCCTTTCTGCGTTGAAGGACCGACAATCCCTGGCTTTAGCGCATCGTGCGACGTCTACAGGGCGGCTAGCGCGGAAGCAGATGCTCGTGGACCCAGACAAACAGCCCATGGCACCAATTCGTTTCAAAGGACGAAGACCTGGGGTGTTACCAATACTTCCACGCTCAATCTGAACGAAGAGCTGACGCTGCGCAACATCATCAGCTATCAACGCTTCAAGACGACATATAGCGTCGACAGTGACGGCACCATCTTCCAGTTCGATGATGGCGATCCAAGAAGCTATCCGGCTCCCGGCGTAGTCACTTTGCCCGGCGACGGCACCCCGGTCGTCTACGATAATGCTTCGCCGACACGCCTGCCGCGCGATGATATCAAGGTTTTCACCGAAGAATTGCAGCTTCAGGGCGATTTGTTCGACAAGCTGCTCACCTTTACCGCGGGCGCGTTCTACTATGATCAGCGTCCGGCCGGGACTCAGGGGGCGGGTGCAACCGGTTTCTGTCCAGCTTTGTTCACGGGCAACCCATTGGTTTGCGGCGTGTATGATATAAGATATGCGATCACCAATACGTCCAAAGCGCTATACGCGCAGTCGACGCTGGATTTGGGACTGGTTTCGCCTGCATTGCAGAACCTGAAGGTCACCGGCGGCATTCGGTACACTTGGGATAGGGTCAGCGGCTCGGCGGGTCTGTATCAGGTAATTGCTCCAGGAGCATTCTTCTGCTTCGCCGACAATACGATCGCACCAGACGCTGCCGGTTGCTCATTCGAGGCGAATCTGAAGACCAATGAGCCGACCTGGAATATTGGTGTAGATTACAGATTCTCGCCTGAGCTCCTCGTCTATGGCAAGATCAGCCGTGGCTATAAGGCCGGTGGCATAAATGCCAATGCGGTGTTTACGACCACCCGCACTTTCCCGCCGGAGTTCGTCACATCCTATGAAGCGGGCTTCAAGTCAGATGTGCGACTGGCGGGCATGCCGCTTCGGCTCAACGCTACCTATTATTATCTGACCTATAAGGGCATTCAGCGCGCGACCGGTGACTTCAATCCCGACACTGGAGCCGCTGGCGCAAGGGTTCTTTCCGCAGATGCGCGCATCCAGGGCATAGAGGCGGAAGCGTCGCTGCGGCCGATTGCCGGTGTCGAAATCGGCGGTACATTCAGCTATACAGATGCCAAATATAAGAAATATGAGTTCGCGCCGAGCAGCCCCACTCAGGACTGTACCGGCAATGTCATAAGTGCTCCGGCGACTGTAGATCTGACCTGCATCCCGTTCCAATATGTGTCGCCGTACATCTACAGCTTCCACGTGTCCGCAGAGCAGCCGCTTGGCAGCGATCTCGGCACACTTGCGATGTTCGTCAACTATTCACACACGTCGGCGCAGCATACGGCGGGGACCAGCCTTCCTGGGGATCAGCCGGGCGAGCGGCTTGAACCATTCGGAACGCTGAACCTGTCGCTCGATTGGCGGAATGTTGCAGGTAGCCGCGTGGACGTAGGCTTCTACGCCACCAACCTGACGAACAAGCTGTATCGCGTCAGCAACAGCAATACCTATAACAGCCAATTCTTTACGGCGACGTTATATGGCGAACCCAGAATGTACGGGGTGCGTCTGCGCTACTCATTCGGAAAATGA